In the genome of Terriglobia bacterium, one region contains:
- a CDS encoding helix-turn-helix domain-containing protein → MTKKISEEARKYLRSIARRGGKKRAASLNEFERSQLATNAANARWTKENHRIAEDTAQVVKRVIDRLEEIRQREPAAVIRYTGPFPPEIVTGPTMFEQGDVILSPEGLAEWLQIPLSTVRDLCRARSQKRDRYPLPFFKLGKRVRFTKRQVLEWLSKLEQARKS, encoded by the coding sequence ATGACGAAAAAGATATCAGAAGAAGCCCGCAAATACCTGCGGTCGATTGCACGGCGCGGCGGGAAGAAGCGGGCCGCGTCATTGAACGAGTTCGAGCGTAGTCAACTGGCAACTAATGCGGCCAATGCGCGATGGACGAAAGAGAATCACCGCATCGCAGAGGACACCGCGCAAGTGGTCAAGCGGGTAATTGACCGGCTGGAAGAAATCAGACAGCGGGAACCTGCGGCAGTGATCCGCTATACCGGGCCGTTCCCGCCTGAGATTGTGACCGGCCCCACAATGTTCGAGCAAGGCGACGTGATCCTGAGCCCTGAAGGACTCGCGGAATGGCTGCAAATTCCGCTGTCAACGGTGCGCGACCTTTGCCGAGCACGATCACAGAAACGCGACCGATATCCGCTGCCATTTTTCAAGCTGGGGAAGCGGGTACGGTTCACTAAAAGGCAGGTGTTGGAATGGCTCTCGAAATTGGAACAAGCGCGAAAGAGTTAA